Proteins from a genomic interval of Capsicum annuum cultivar UCD-10X-F1 chromosome 4, UCD10Xv1.1, whole genome shotgun sequence:
- the LOC107867174 gene encoding uncharacterized acetyltransferase At3g50280, translating to MLNKTKPSYNMKTKKPKPNPKNKKMASSPAVQHISDCFIKPLYNSEESQKPFYLSSWDLAMLSLRYNQRGILYTKPSSFQLDPFLQKLKESLSITLVHFYPLAGRLKTLKQENPPLYTVYVDCANSPGARFIHANLDLTVSDILSPKDVPLIVQSFFDHDRAINHDGHELSLLTIQVTELIDGVFIGCSINHVLADGTSYWHFLNSFSEVFKANNGQKQLIPISKTPNFNHWFPEGHGPIINLPYTHHDQFTSRREYPKMRERFFHFSSESLKKLKAKANHEGNTNKVSTFQALSAHMWRCITKIRESPSDQVTSCRMAINNRSRLDPPLPEYYFGTCMQTISGTASVGELLENNLGWAAWKLHEAVVNHNNKEVREWVEKLETGIVFQTGRLSDPWSIMIGGSPRFNMYGNEFGLGKGVALRSGYAHKFDGKMSLYEGIEGDGSMDLEVCLLPDFMASLESDKEFMDSLSS from the coding sequence ATGCTCAATAAAACCAAACCTTCATACAACATGAAAACCAAgaaaccaaaaccaaatccaaaaaacaaaaaaatggctTCTTCACCTGCTGTTCAACACATTTCAGATTGTTTCATTAAGCCACTTTACAATTCAGAAGAATCCCAAAAACCATTTTATCTATCATCATGGGATTTAGCAATGCTTTCACTTCGATACAATCAAAGAGGTATCCTTTATACTAAGCCTTCCTCTTTTCAACTAGATCCATTTTTGCAAAAACTTAAAGAATCCCTCTCAATTACCCTTGTCCATTTTTACCCTTTAGCTGGTCGACTTAAAACACTTAAACAAGAAAATCCCCCTCTTTACACTGTCTATGTTGACTGTGCTAATAGTCCCGGTGCAAGATTTATCCATGCTAATCTTGATTTAACTGTTTCTGATATACTTTCACCAAAAGATGTGCCTTTAATTGTCCAATCATTTTTTGATCATGATAGAGCAATTAACCATGATGGGCATGAATTATCTTTGTTAACTATTCAGGTTACTGAACTAATTGATGGAGTTTTTATTGGTTGCTCAATTAACCATGTGTTAGCTGATGGTACTTCTTATTGGCATTTTTTGAACTCTTTTTCTGAAGTTTTCAAAGCCAATAATGGGCAAAAACAGCTCATTCCCATTTCGAAAACTCCTAATTTTAACCATTGGTTTCCAGAAGGACATGGTCCGATTATTAATCTTCCATATACTCATCATGATCAATTCACTAGTAGACGAGAATACCCGAAAATGAGGGAAAGATTCTTCCATTTCTCATCAGAGTCGTTAAAGAAACTCAAAGCTAAGGCCAATCACGAAGGTAACACGAACAAGGTTTCGACTTTTCAAGCTTTGTCAGCTCATATGTGGAGATGCATAACAAAGATCCGCGAATCGCCATCTGATCAGGTAACAAGCTGTAGAATGGCGATTAATAACAGATCAAGATTGGATCCTCCTTTGCCCGAATATTATTTTGGAACTTGCATGCAAACAATTAGTGGAACTGCCTCAGTGGGAGAACTTCTTGAGAACAACCTTGGATGGGCAGCTTGGAAATTGCATGAAGCCGTGGTGAATCATAACAATAAAGAAGTTCGTGAATGGGTTGAGAAATTGGAAACTGGTATAGTTTTTCAAACGGGGAGATTATCTGATCCTTGGAGCATTATGATAGGGGGTTCTCCAAGATTTAATATGTATGGGAATGAATTTGGATTGGGAAAAGGAGTGGCACTTAGAAGTGGATATGCACATAAGTTTGATGGGAAAATGAGTTTGTATGAAGGGATTGAAGGTGATGGTAGCATGGATTTGGAAGTTTGCCTTTTACCTGACTTCATGGCTTCTCTTGAAAGTGATAAGGAGTTCATGGATAGTTTGTCAAGTTAA
- the LOC107867175 gene encoding NAC domain-containing protein 68: protein MGDNTALFSLPPGTRFYPSDQQIIRHYLSPKNDADHRNDVQFDLIKEIDLYNFDPVNLPDSARFLYGRGGRKKHWFYYVARVLKGGRRRISGGGGYWRKRGGVRDVVSEGAGKGVVGTRKSFVFYSGDCGKNAVKTDWLMYEYALAGHPMASFVLCRVFIKSHHKNNLSGHIFSSYGEETIAMVRHIGIQYDGTAALVTDSKMHDENTIDQENDVSKLPGGLATDVNGQAVAENVTEQIGFESDRPPFLDGFSVEELMAIEEGDFIELDDLLCPLLGIN from the exons ATGGGAGACAATACGGCGTTGTTTTCGCTTCCTCCGGGTACCCGATTCTACCCTTCTGATCAACAGATAATTCGTCACTATTTATCTCCAAAGAACGATGCCGATCACCGGAACGACGTTCAATTTGacctaattaaggaaattgaTCTCTATAATTTCGACCCGGTTAACTTACCGGATTCCGCCCGTTTTCTATATGGCCGAGGTGGTCGGAAAAAGCACTGGTTTTATTACGTGGCTAGGGTTTTGAAGGGAGGAAGGAGGAGGAtaagtggtggtggtggttattGGAGGAAGAGAGGTGGAGTTAGGGATGTGGTGAGTGAGGGTGCAGGGAAAGGTGTGGTGGGGACGCGGAAAAGTTTTGTATTTTATTCGGGGGATTGTGGTAAGAATGCTGTGAAGACTGATTGGTTGATGTATGAGTATGCTTTAGCTGGTCATCCTATG GCATCTTTTGTTCTATGCCGAGTATTCATCAAATCTCATCATAAAAATAACTTGTCAGGGCACATATTTAGTTCCTATGGTGAAGAAACTATTGCCATGGTCCGCCATATAGGTATTCAATATGATGGAACAGCTGCATTGGTTACTGACTCGAAAATGCATGATGAAAATACCATTGACCAGGAGAATGATGTCTCAAAGTTACCTGGTGGATTAGCTACCGACGTAAATGGTCAAGCTGTTGCAGAAAATGTCACCGAGCAG ATTGGTTTTGAGAGCGACAGACCTCCATTCCTCGATGGTTTTTCTGTTGAGGAATTGATGGCCATTGAAGAAGGAGATTTTATAGAGTTGGATGACCTTCTATGCCCGCTTCTGGGCATTAACTAA